The genomic interval GTGGGGATCTATTCTCTGAAACTTCTAACCTGTGGGACGGTGGTCTCCAGGTTGTAGTGTTTATTCAGGAACTTCAGCAGCTTCTGGGAGGGTCTGTCAATGGCCAGTTGGTGTGGTTCAACTCGCTCCTTCTGCAGGGAACAAGAGACTAGGGTAGGAGAAGGTGTGGGGAAAGCAGGCCAACAGGAATCCTGGGAAGGATATGGGAACatagtgggggtgggaggatgggAGGCAGGGCCTCTGGGAGGACTGAAGGCCTCTGGGAAGAGCTGGCAAAGAGATAAGCAATACCTGCAACATATGCTGGAAGAGTTCTCGTCCGTGGCCATGGCGTTGAAGTGATTCATGGATGTAAAAGTCCAAGATGCAAAGTGGTTCTACCTCATTGTGAGCCTCACGATCATCCTAGGAGGTAAAAGAACAACAAAGattttctagggacttccctggcggtccagtggttaagaatccgatttctaatgcaggggatgagggtttcattcccagtcagggaactaggatcctacatgctgcagggcaactaagcccatgcaacaCAACTTTGTTCTAGAGCAATAagagaagcccatgccccacaaatAGGAGAAGCCCCTGCATTGCAACAAAGAGCATGCACCTCAATGAAGATCCAGAGCAgccaataataatttttaacttaaaaagatCTTCTAGGACTCAAACATTACTGCCACCTTCCGACCTCCAGCGCTTCTGTTCTCAGAAGCCAAGGCATATGAATTTTCAGTTTCCAATGACACTTACCAGTACAAAGAGTTTCTTATATCCAACTTTAAGAAAGCCAACAATGgctccttttccagccctgtagGATGGAGAAAATAACAAACTGTAGTGAGCACCTATTTGGAAGAGGTAGAGTCAAAACAGGgaaaggggctgggggaggaaggaaTTAAGCACAGGATGGAAGAGCACTTGACACTCACGGCCGAGCTGAAGTATCTTTGAGTATATACATAACGTGGCGATTGCTCTGCATCCTGGATGCACTGGTTATGGGAGCAGGAAGATGCTGGGCCTGCCAGGAATTTTAAGGCAGACTTTCTACAAGTCCCTTCCAAAGGACCCCTGCCTCCCTTACCGGCTGTCCCCAGAGGCCTCCCCTTTACCACATGTAGACTCCCCAGTACCTTAGCAGAGGCCTTGCCCAGCTCATCTACAATGGTCATAATTTGCTGCTGCAGATCAACACTACAGAAAGAGAGAAGAGTCACATAGTCACTGAGTTAAAGGGTCCTGGGCAATCACTCCCTGGGAACTTGGGCCATAACCCCAGGTCAGTACTTCACGCCCTCCCTCTATCTTGGTCTTCCAACCCTATTTCCCACCCTACTCTGAAACCCAAACTTTTGCCACACGTCTTTTCAGGGTGGTACACTCCCTTCTCCATTAAAATTACTGTGGGGAAGCAGGAAGGGCAGGTCAACCATATCCTTCGGTTGGGACCACACATTGGGCCAAGCGGTGAAAGGTGGCAGATTCAAGCCCCGATCAACCCCACAAGGTCTAGGGTCAAAGGTCACCAAAAAGGCGAGCCTGGACATCAAAAGGAGTGGTCACTAGTCAACGCGAGAAGGGGGCGTGGTGCCTGGACCAGGTTCCAAGAGGAACCGGGAGAGAAGGGCCGTGGGGAAGATTTGAGATGTCACCGGGCCGGCGTTGTGGTTCCGGGTCGGCGGGCCGGGGGCCTTAGGTGCTGGTCCAGCACCGTGATCCGCTCCGGGAGCAGCGCGTCCACATCGAACGGGAACTCCATGGCCCATTGTGCGCGGTCGGACCCGCCCCGCGCGACGTCACTTCCGCCCCTCCCACCGCAATCTGTATTTCCCCTGCCGCGCCTGCAGGTCCCCAGGGGACCGCCCCTCCCCGCGCTCCCCTCCTCCACCATCCGCCTGTATCGCAGCAGCTGGCCCCGGAGACCCCAATCTTCTTGCCAGACCAGCTGTCGCTTAGCAACAGCACTCAGCCCATCCTCGCCTCCCACGGCAGCGGGCGCCACAGCAACCCATTTTTGGGGCCTAGTGTCTCATTCTCCAAACCTTTCAGCCCCTCAGTGAACAGCTGACAATAGTGAGAACGCTGTGCCTCCGGCATAGGGGGCCACAAGTGATCAAGAGAGAATGGTACAACTGCTCATTTCAGGTGCCTTCTGGTCCCAAGAGCCCAGAGGCAGGGTTGGTTCAAACCTGACCACCCCTCTCCGCACAGCAGCACCCACTGCCCACTCCCTCACcaaccccaacccccaccacagcattcattcatttgaaattCAGCCCAGAGACAGGATACAGCTTTATTGTGAGAAAATGCAGCTGGTACAAGTCTGAAATAGTAACTGAATGTGTAACCCATCTATTTACAACAGCAAGGACTGAGGTTTCCCATACAAATCTGTACTACCTTCCCTCAGCCTCATGTGTATTCATCCCTTTCACCAACAATCATCTCTGGTGATTGAGCTCGCCACTGGCCACAAAGTAGGCACAACTCTTCAGGATGAAGTATTGTGTAGGAGACCTGCCTGTTCCCATCCCAGTCTGTACCTACAGAGCACTCTGGGGGCCTGCCTGCTCAGTGGAGGTGGCTTCAGTGGGGGCCGTGAGTGGCACCTTGGGCATTGACTCAGGTGGAGGGCCACTTTCTTCTCGCAGATGGCCCTGGTAGAGCCGGCGAAGGCGGGACAGCTCTCTCTCTGGTGGCTGTTTCCAGCTGTACCATGGATACCAGGGGTCACCAGAAACCAGAGTGGGGGCTGGTGGAGTAGCACTCACAGCTCCATGAGAGGTACTGAAGTCAAGGTCCCGAGGTTCAACCTGGGGAATGTGGTAACTGAGGAGACCTAGggggttaaaaataaaagagaaagccaggggagaggaaaggggtaATTCAGATTAACAAAGATAATAAGGAAAATAACCTGTAAAAGAAGGAGGGACCAATCAGAGCCACTGGGTACATTTATGCGTGTGGTGTGCCACCCAAAGGCAACTGGCCAAGGGGGCAAGTGTGGGCTGACGTGCTGCCTGGGCTCTTGCCTGCCAAGCTGTGCAGTCCTGTgccaggtgaggaagctgcaTCTGCCCTAACAGAGGGCTACCTGTTCCTAACTTGTGTAAAAGTGTCATGGAGCCCAGGGTCAAAAATTTATACAAAGCTCTTATGATCTAGCCATGGCACTGGGACCAACAGTTACAAAataagaagcagagaaagaacaAAGGGACAGGGCAATGACAAGGTAAGAGATTCAGGAGAGGAAACTAAAGGACAGTGGAATGACGAAAggagagactcttgagaagaACATGTTGGGTGCTACTTCTCAGACAGCTGGGAAGATTTATATCCACTCTCCAGCCCTAAGTCACTATCCTTATGCCTAAGAAAACCACCCTGTGCCCCTTCTCATGCTCACCATGATCCCTGGCTTTCTGGATGGCCTGGGTCAACTTCTTGTGTTGCTTCATACAGACCCCTGTGGGGAGAAAAAAGGTAACTCACAGCTCATTTGATAAGGCACAGTAAATAAAGAACACACCTGCTTCCTTATGGTGATTGAGGGCTAGTTATGGAAGACCAGCTCTACCTAATGACCCCATTCCCCTGACCTCGCCATGAGCCTTGGTTTCCCCTTCTGCTCAGTGGCAAGAATGCTCTCTGAGAATCAGGATGAAGACTTAGGAGGGTCTGGGTAGTACAGAGAAGCCATTAAATGGTAAAGGCTTCAAGACAAGGAGCAGAACACCATTCAAAAGGCAAgtgtgatgggacttccctggtggcccagtggctaagactcccactcccaatgcgggggacctgggttcgatccctggtcagggaactagatcccacatgccacaactaagagtctgcatgctgcaactatagatcccacgtgccacaactagaagTTCAAGGATACTGTGTGCCACatctaagacctggtgcaacccaataagtaaataaaaataaatattaaaaagaaaaggaaagtgtgGTTAAAGGGCTGACTTGAATAATCCACAGAGAAAGATtcaataaaggaagaaaggattTCAGATCTGGGGAAGATTATCTGAGAAAGTGGCAAAATAGTTCCTTCAGCCTTTTACAGCTTGactataaaaatctttttaaaattccctgggaatttcctgggggtccagtggttagggctcctcCTTGTTCTCACTGCTGAAGGCTTGGGTTTGACctttggtcagagaactaaaaccCCACAAGCCACACGTGCAgcccaaagaaaaaaaaccaactcCTTGAAAAACCAAACTCCACTGAccaggctgctgctgccgctgctgctaagtcgcttcagtcatgtccgactctgtgcaatcccgtagacggcagcccaccaggctcccccgtccctgggattctccaggcaagaacactggagtgggttgccatttccttctccaatgcatgaaaagtgaaaagtgaaagtgaagtcgctcagtcgtgcccgactcttagcaaccccatggactgccgcctaccaggctcctccgtccatgggattttccaggcaagtgtactggagtggggtaccagtgccttctccgactgaCCAGGCTACCACCCCCTAAAAGGGTGGATTCTGATTATTCTTTGCAAATTTATCTTGCTTTGGAACAGAGGCTGGCAAACTGCTTCTGTACAGGGCCATACACCATAGGCACTGTGGCATATATTTTAGGCATATATTATCATCTGTCTCAGCTCAATTCTGCCATTGCAGACTGGAAGCAGTTATAAACAGTATGGAAATAAATGGACATGAGAGTGAGCTGGATTTGGCCTGTGGTTGTAGTTAGGGAATAAACAGATGTAATCTTGAATTGGTGAGTTTACACCAAATTTGGGAAATCTAACTGAAGTGTCAATTATATTAAAGAACAGTCAATTTATGAGAAAGCCTTCCAGAAAAGTGAAGAGAccctagagaaaggaaacaaTCAGCACCATTTATCTTTTAAGAGCTCCATTTAGATAGTCTGCTTATATCAGTACTCACCTGGATCTTTTGTCCATATGTAATTTATTCAGTATATGACTATTCCCATTAGATCAAGATTTCCAAAAGGTTCCATCCCACTTTTTATGCCATTAGTAAGAGCCATCAAAGAAATACCTGTCGTCTGTCTTAATAAATATAAGAGGTGCTGTAAGAAAAAGCTATTCTGGTGGTGATGGGGATGATGGGCTCACCTGTATATGGAGCATGGAAGATGATACCTGTGTGGGCACAGACAAACTGTTTCAAGAGCTTCACGTTCTGTAGAGAAAAGTGgtggaaaaacaagagagaggaaagggaagtcaGCAAAATGGTTAGAGGTTAATCACCATGTCCCAGTTTCAGCCCCATCCCTTTACTGAACACGTTTTCTTACTAACTTTTCCTCTTTCCTGGCCTCTTTACCATTTCACATGCACATCCTACATTCTGTCACTGAGACTCACAAAGAATTCTCTTTTGCAGGGGTCACGTTCAAAAGTCAGCTCTTCATGCAACAAATTAGGGACAGCGGGGTGGCAAACCCTTGAAATCACCTAAAAAATGTAGTATGTGCTATATGTTTGTACGTGACTAACTTATATGAAGGTATGTTATGtgtaatgtatatatttgttaACATCAATTTTAAAGAATGACTCCCAGCCAGCAATTAATCACAGGTGATGAGACTCCCAAAGGAAAAGCAGGTATACTGGCAGAGTGCCATGGCACGCAGATTCATCTGCACTATTCCATCTGTaacctttctctctcccttagtCAAGTAATTTCTTATAAATTGTATCAAATGATTACAGCCTTTTTTTGGTAACTAGTAACATACAGCTGAAATTGACAAGTATCTCCTGGACTCCTCTACAACCTGTATCAGAAAAAGCCTGGAAGCAATCAGATACCTGCCTCTGCTGACTGACATATGAATGCCTTCCAACTTCCCTGATGACCAGTCAGTTTCTGCTCTACT from Bos indicus isolate NIAB-ARS_2022 breed Sahiwal x Tharparkar chromosome 23, NIAB-ARS_B.indTharparkar_mat_pri_1.0, whole genome shotgun sequence carries:
- the ATAT1 gene encoding alpha-tubulin N-acetyltransferase 1 isoform X6, whose protein sequence is MEFPFDVDALLPERITVLDQHLRPPARRPGTTTPARVDLQQQIMTIVDELGKASAKAQHLPAPITSASRMQSNRHVMYILKDTSARPAGKGAIVGFLKVGYKKLFVLDDREAHNEVEPLCILDFYIHESLQRHGHGRELFQHMLQKERVEPHQLAIDRPSQKLLKFLNKHYNLETTVPQVNNFVIFEGFFAHQHPPARKLPPKRAEGDIKPYSSSDREFLKVAVEPPWPLNRAPRRATPPAHPPPRSSSLGNSPERGPLRPFVPEQELLRSLRLCPPHPTARLLLATDPGGSPAQRRRTR
- the ATAT1 gene encoding alpha-tubulin N-acetyltransferase 1 isoform X5, producing the protein MEFPFDVDALLPERITVLDQHLRPPARRPGTTTPARVDLQQQIMTIVDELGKASAKAQHLPAPITSASRMQSNRHVMYILKDTSARPAGKGAIVGFLKVGYKKLFVLDDREAHNEVEPLCILDFYIHESLQRHGHGRELFQHMLQKERVEPHQLAIDRPSQKLLKFLNKHYNLETTVPQVNNFVIFEGFFAHQHPPARKLPPKRAEGDIKPYSSSDREFLKVAVEPPWPLNRAPRRATPPAHPPPRSSSLGNSPERGPLRPFVPEQELLRSLRLCPPHPTARLLLATDPGGSPAQRRRTSSLPRSDESRY
- the ATAT1 gene encoding alpha-tubulin N-acetyltransferase 1 isoform X4 — its product is MEFPFDVDALLPERITVLDQHLRPPARRPGTTTPARVDLQQQIMTIVDELGKASAKAQHLPAPITSASRMQSNRHVMYILKDTSARPAGKGAIVGFLKVGYKKLFVLDDREAHNEVEPLCILDFYIHESLQRHGHGRELFQHMLQKERVEPHQLAIDRPSQKLLKFLNKHYNLETTVPQVNNFVIFEGFFAHQHRPPATSLRATRHSRAAALDPMPAAPARKLPPKRAEGDIKPYSSSDREFLKVAVEPPWPLNRAPRRATPPAHPPPRSSSLGNSPERGPLRPFVPEQELLRSLRLCPPHPTARLLLATDPGGSPAQRRRTSSLPRSDESRY
- the MRPS18B gene encoding small ribosomal subunit protein mS40, which codes for MAASVLNVLLRRLPYISPFRGAYGVQVPLQTLCTKAPPEDDSLPPIPVSPYEDEPWKYLDSEEYHNRYGSRPVWADYRRNHKGGIPPQRTRKMCIRGNKVAGNPCPICRDQKLHVDFRNVKLLKQFVCAHTGIIFHAPYTGVCMKQHKKLTQAIQKARDHGLLSYHIPQVEPRDLDFSTSHGAVSATPPAPTLVSGDPWYPWYSWKQPPERELSRLRRLYQGHLREESGPPPESMPKVPLTAPTEATSTEQAGPQSAL